The following proteins come from a genomic window of Echinimonas agarilytica:
- a CDS encoding Ca2+-dependent phosphoinositide-specific phospholipase C, protein MLNRIGATLCIIVSSVNCAHGNIKSSSEHAVQQQSVRFNHAQFLGSHNSYKKAVHPTVLTLITSHNPKLSRQINYSHIDLDAQLDVGLRHLEIDVLVDDTGGKYAYPLAEKIAGSRLLDKAERQQLLKPGFKVLHIPDLDISSHCQLFSECLHQLTAWSNRNPEHLPISILLNVKESHIKFVKGTIPEEFGPAQYQALDRVIFNAISEQSLFSPDSLRAHYDSLDEAIEQAGWPLLKDMRGKFIFIFDANTKQRELYRDEHFALMGRAMFASYEPGEPEAAIMIRNNPVEQFSEISSLVDQGYLIRTRADADLSAPTAKNQARFQAAKASGAQVISTDYYPSSPQAIESGYQVSFSDDCFVQSNQRLQREHSSVVCFQSRIAQYTQY, encoded by the coding sequence ATGTTGAATCGAATTGGGGCCACTCTGTGCATCATTGTGAGCTCAGTCAACTGTGCTCATGGCAACATCAAGAGTTCGTCTGAACATGCGGTTCAACAGCAATCTGTTCGGTTTAATCACGCTCAATTTTTAGGATCGCATAACAGTTATAAGAAGGCCGTTCATCCAACTGTCCTGACATTAATTACCTCGCATAACCCAAAATTATCGCGCCAGATTAATTATTCCCACATTGATCTCGATGCTCAGCTTGACGTGGGGCTAAGGCATTTAGAAATTGATGTGTTGGTCGATGATACGGGCGGTAAGTATGCGTATCCATTAGCAGAAAAGATTGCTGGAAGTCGTTTGCTAGATAAGGCTGAGCGCCAACAACTTCTTAAACCCGGTTTTAAAGTACTTCATATTCCTGACTTAGACATTTCATCGCATTGTCAGTTGTTTAGCGAATGCTTACATCAATTAACTGCTTGGTCTAATCGAAACCCTGAACATCTACCAATTTCGATCCTACTCAATGTAAAAGAAAGCCACATTAAATTCGTCAAAGGTACTATTCCGGAAGAGTTTGGACCTGCCCAATATCAAGCATTAGACCGTGTGATATTCAATGCTATCTCGGAGCAATCCCTCTTTAGCCCTGACTCGCTTCGAGCTCACTATGACTCACTTGATGAAGCCATTGAACAAGCAGGCTGGCCTTTGTTGAAGGACATGCGTGGGAAGTTCATCTTCATATTTGATGCCAACACTAAGCAACGAGAGTTATACCGAGATGAACACTTTGCTTTGATGGGGCGCGCCATGTTTGCCAGCTACGAACCTGGAGAGCCAGAGGCGGCAATTATGATCAGGAATAATCCTGTCGAACAATTTTCAGAGATCTCATCACTGGTTGATCAGGGTTACCTTATACGAACTCGAGCGGATGCTGATTTGTCCGCACCCACAGCTAAAAATCAGGCTCGATTCCAAGCTGCTAAAGCCAGCGGCGCTCAAGTTATTTCCACTGATTATTACCCCTCGTCACCGCAAGCGATAGAGAGTGGCTATCAAGTTTCATTTTCTGATGATTGTTTCGTGCAGTCCAATCAAAGGTTGCAGCGAGAGCATTCGTCAGTTGTTTGTTTTCAATCGCGCATTGCGCAATACACCCAATATTAA
- a CDS encoding TonB-dependent receptor gives MNFSWTKTAVSVAVLSAITTTSLTVSAQEESVVNPSEVEAIEVKGFRSSLIKARDLKRSANGAQDSIVAEDIADFPDLNLADALNRIPGVAITREGGEGRQISLRGLGPDFTQVQLNGMEALGNSSSAMDSRGGTSRSRAFDFNIFAAELFSRVDVRKAFSADMDEGGIGGTVNLETAKPFDYDGFKGAVSGQVGHNSLADDLSPRVAALVSNTWDDFGALMSVAYSTRDINEQGYNTYRWRQKNASGSDISGLPQRTQELINNEELHFSRGSRNSIFLNDQERLGITTAFQYRPSQSLNLGLDVLYGELNNDRDEYHLQSRGSSSTALGCGGPAYAGDLTCSVVNEIRYNDKNEVMYSNFSNTSIHSESREQYADTEFKQVVANAEWQMNDDFAIRALVGHQSSDFETGSAKVYVETFGDLTIDYTNDRFYGTNSYGFDTTDIHQFKYHEIDLQETEINSSFDTASLDFEYVLNDSSYFTGGVIYKKFENETGQVDGKDLNKSEWSNGTFSDDIAEGVAFTNREHQKLAWTSVNVSDVLNTWAIVRNLESDPTKDEVEEETLSAFAQYNIDIEVPIGDLRGDIGVRYYDTEITSTGFLNDNQIDVSNDYSDFLPALNVVWDATDNLVVRGSASQNITRPSLGSMNATGNVVNDPDSPSGLNIQAGNPLLEPYESVNLDASLEYYFDEAGYAAISYFHKSIDNFILVETYDRPYGETGYPLAFLGANQNANTLYTVIQPQNVDDADISGIEVAFQRDLDFLPAPFDGFGVIANYTYSDGETLYRNVGGSGEDEYKSFPGLSDHSGNFTVYYETDTWGGRIASSYRSDYISTVQAGNQDEDERGFHSTTYVDFSAFYQVNDNLKLTLEGSNLTDEHEEQYSDSADRLYNTTENGRSYYVGLLYDF, from the coding sequence ATGAATTTTTCGTGGACCAAAACAGCGGTATCGGTTGCTGTTCTATCTGCAATCACCACCACTTCTCTGACGGTGTCTGCTCAAGAAGAGTCAGTAGTCAACCCATCAGAAGTTGAGGCCATTGAAGTTAAGGGGTTTCGTAGCAGCTTAATTAAGGCTCGCGACTTAAAACGCAGTGCCAATGGTGCACAAGATTCGATTGTGGCAGAAGACATTGCAGACTTTCCTGACTTAAACCTTGCTGATGCATTGAATCGTATTCCGGGGGTCGCCATTACTCGTGAAGGTGGAGAAGGGCGTCAAATTTCTTTACGCGGTTTGGGCCCCGATTTTACTCAAGTGCAGCTCAATGGCATGGAAGCGCTGGGTAACTCTTCATCAGCAATGGATAGTCGCGGCGGCACATCGCGTTCTCGTGCATTTGACTTCAATATTTTCGCAGCAGAACTCTTTAGTCGAGTCGACGTTAGAAAAGCATTCTCAGCAGACATGGATGAAGGCGGCATTGGCGGTACGGTTAATTTAGAGACAGCAAAGCCTTTCGATTATGACGGATTTAAAGGAGCTGTGAGCGGCCAAGTAGGGCATAACTCCCTCGCTGACGATCTGAGTCCTCGAGTGGCAGCATTGGTGTCGAATACATGGGATGACTTTGGAGCGTTGATGTCGGTTGCTTACAGCACTCGTGACATCAATGAACAAGGTTACAACACCTATCGCTGGCGACAGAAAAATGCATCAGGAAGTGATATTTCGGGTCTGCCGCAACGAACTCAAGAGCTTATCAATAATGAAGAGCTGCACTTCTCACGCGGTAGTCGTAATTCCATCTTTTTAAATGATCAAGAGCGTTTGGGGATCACCACAGCATTTCAATACCGGCCTTCTCAAAGCCTGAATCTCGGACTCGATGTTTTATATGGTGAGTTGAACAATGATCGAGACGAGTACCATCTTCAAAGCCGAGGTTCGAGTTCAACCGCGTTAGGTTGCGGCGGGCCCGCTTATGCGGGCGATTTGACTTGCTCCGTGGTGAACGAGATTCGATACAACGATAAAAACGAAGTGATGTATTCAAACTTCTCTAACACATCGATTCATAGCGAAAGTCGCGAACAGTATGCCGATACTGAGTTTAAGCAGGTTGTGGCAAACGCGGAATGGCAGATGAACGATGACTTCGCCATTCGAGCATTAGTTGGGCATCAGAGTAGTGATTTCGAAACCGGTAGCGCTAAGGTCTACGTCGAGACATTTGGTGACTTAACCATTGATTATACCAATGATCGTTTTTATGGCACTAACTCATATGGCTTTGATACCACCGATATTCATCAGTTCAAATACCATGAAATTGATCTGCAGGAGACGGAAATCAATAGCAGTTTTGATACAGCCTCGTTGGATTTTGAGTATGTGTTGAATGACAGTTCGTATTTCACCGGTGGGGTGATATACAAGAAGTTTGAAAATGAAACAGGCCAGGTAGACGGCAAAGATTTAAACAAAAGTGAATGGTCCAACGGTACATTCAGCGATGACATTGCTGAGGGTGTAGCGTTTACTAACAGAGAGCATCAAAAACTGGCTTGGACGAGCGTTAATGTGAGCGATGTGCTCAATACATGGGCGATTGTTCGCAACCTTGAATCAGATCCCACCAAGGATGAAGTTGAAGAAGAAACGTTATCTGCATTTGCTCAATACAACATAGATATTGAAGTTCCCATCGGTGATTTACGCGGTGACATTGGGGTGCGTTATTACGACACTGAAATTACATCAACAGGTTTTTTGAACGACAACCAGATTGATGTCAGTAACGACTATTCTGACTTCCTGCCTGCATTAAATGTGGTTTGGGATGCTACAGATAACTTGGTGGTACGTGGCTCTGCTAGTCAAAATATTACCCGCCCATCGTTGGGTTCAATGAACGCAACCGGTAATGTAGTCAATGACCCTGACTCACCTTCAGGGCTGAATATTCAAGCAGGAAACCCGCTACTCGAACCGTATGAGTCGGTGAATCTTGATGCATCTTTGGAGTACTACTTCGATGAAGCAGGATATGCGGCTATTAGCTACTTCCATAAATCGATTGATAATTTCATTTTGGTTGAAACCTATGATCGACCATATGGTGAAACCGGCTACCCATTGGCATTTCTCGGAGCCAACCAAAATGCGAATACGTTATACACAGTCATACAGCCACAGAACGTAGATGATGCAGACATTAGCGGTATCGAAGTTGCGTTTCAAAGAGACTTAGATTTCTTGCCTGCGCCGTTTGATGGATTCGGTGTTATTGCCAACTATACCTATTCGGATGGGGAAACCTTGTATCGCAACGTGGGTGGTTCAGGTGAAGATGAATACAAGTCATTCCCTGGGTTGTCGGATCATTCAGGCAACTTCACGGTGTATTACGAGACTGACACATGGGGGGGGCGCATTGCATCATCTTACCGAAGCGACTACATCTCAACGGTGCAAGCAGGTAACCAAGACGAAGACGAGCGCGGTTTTCATTCAACCACGTACGTTGATTTCTCGGCTTTTTATCAAGTTAATGACAACTTAAAGCTGACCCTTGAAGGCTCAAATTTAACGGATGAACACGAAGAGCAATACTCAGATTCGGCTGACCGACTGTATAACACGACCGAGAACGGCCGTTCTTACTATGTAGGTTTACTTTACGACTTCTGA